From the Argentina anserina chromosome 3, drPotAnse1.1, whole genome shotgun sequence genome, the window GCTAATGCTCTGACCAAACCGTCAGCTGCAACATACATAAGCAAACCCCCTGAAATCAAACCATCCTCTCTCTATGCGATACGCTAACCTCTCGAAAGTAGGTACACACTTCATATAGAAACAAGTTAGAACTGGCAGACAATGGAGTTGCCAGTGCCCCGATGGCAGTCGGAGGATTGGCTGACACTGCGCCATCTCTGGCGCAAGAACCGTTGTTTACTTGCAGACTCTAACAAAGAAGCTCCAAGAGTTCTCCAATAACGAGAATCCATTACACCCTGGTCTTTGCCCTCTTCATACCACCGAGACTGTTGTTGAAGGGTGACACAGAACCAGACATGGGAGAACCCTCATCACGAAGTGTACCATTGAGCATTGCCAACTCTCGCAGCTGCTGCTTTTTGTAGAAATCTTGAGATTCATCCTAATATTAACAGCAATAACACAATCAGTTCAGTCATCATGCCAAGTTTCATCTCTTCCAGgtaaaatggaaaaaaaaatactaggggggggggggggggggggtgaaaTCTTTTCTATTCAGAAGGGAAGGAAAACCATACCACAGGCCTGAGCAGATCTTCAAGTACTTCACGCGCTTGCAATAAACGACCATCAACAATTTCAACTGGTAGTTCTGCCTCCACTAGTATATGAAGAGGTTCATTCAAATGTTCATACCCTGGTTTACCTCTCATCATATCTTCCTGTAAGACGTGAACATTACAGTGAAGAAACATTTAAAATCCACATTACACGGAGTGAGAACTGAATGGAGAAGTAAATTATATTCACAGAAAAGAGTAACAGAACTCCATCATCAATGCTTTCAAAACTTTTTTCCATACATCAATGTCTGCAATTATCTAAGAAAAGTACATTACCCTGGCTGGATCCTTTATGCTACCGCGTCCCCTGATCAGAACACGGCACTCAGTAGTTGCTTCCACTCGCTTAAGGGAGTTACCCCTCGGGCCTAGCAACCGCCCAACAAAGTTATACTGCAAAAAACATCGGATAGTTGTTAGGCAGAAGGAGATAAATACGGAGATAAAAGAAACAGATCTAGTATTTTATCATACATTAGGATATCTGTCAACAGGGATATCCACTCTGATTGTCCGCTTAACAATTAGACCAGAAGAGCTGCCTTGAGGACTATGCCAATTTTGTGTTGATGAGGACTGTAATAAACCTGACATCTGAAAATTACATCAAAACTGAGTCAAAGACTAACATATAGTAGTGCTTGTTGTTCCCTTTTGCATTCATGTAACAACAAATATCAGTCCTTGAAAACCTCTGAAATGCCAAAATCATTTAGCATCAAGTTACAGCTTAATGAATGCAAAAATCAGTAGAATAATCCAAACTGTACCCTTGATTAATGCCGAAATCAGCAATCAACAAATATTAATGAGATATTAATCCAAACTGTACGATTTTGCAGACAAAATAGAACTGAGATGTAAGAGATGATAAATTTCAAGGTACAGATATCTACAAGAACCAAAATAGCATTATTACACATTAGTAGTTATCACATTACAGCTTGAATATTTAAAAATCAGCAAGCAACGAACAAATATTGAAACAATAATTCAAACTCTACATTTGAGCAGACACAATGGAACTGAGACTGTAATGATGACTTTCATGGTATTACCAGAACCAAAATACAACCACAAGAAGACATCCGGTAGcttagatttaaaaaaaaattaggaatAGACAAACTAGTGGCCAAACTTACATGTTGAACAAGTATGACTGAGGGGTTAGCACACCACACAAGACGATCAGGACTTTAACCGAACCCTTTTCTATTACTCACCTTGTAAGGGAGACATGCATCTTATGTTAATATAATACTTGATGCATAacaaattagtttttttttgtttttgtgtcaAAAAGGAAAACCCATAATAAATGGAGAACTATCTAAATGAAGGAGGACTCCGGAAGCAAAGCTAATTGATTATTTCTTTGCATCTTGATGTTAGCTTCAGATTACCTGTCACAAACTTGCAATTCAATTGCACATCTCAACAAATGTTAAAGAGTTAGTATGAGATGTAAAAGATCGTGTCAGAAATACTTCTAAAGAACAGTAATATTAGATGGACAATAAAGTTATGTTAAGTTAATGGTTAGTATCCGTACTTCTGATTGAAACCGTGATGCCCATCCGTCCATATCGGCACCTCCATTTGAAAACAGTCCTCCAGAAGCCAGGGGGCTAGCATGTTCAAGTCCACTTTGACCTAAAACTGATGCATTCCCCAACAGCGTAGTTACACGCAAAATTTCTGCTCCAAAAATGTCAATTTTCAAGAATAAGATGTACCAGTTAGCATTTGTTATAAGGTTAGCAGTCACGACAAAATGGAGAGACAACACGGATTTTTTCTGAGTCAGTCAAAACCAATGCTTCCCTCAAGTAATAAATTAACTTTAAAGTGTGCTGAACTGCGAATTAATCATAACAGATAATGAAAGGGAAAAAGACCTTATTAGTAAAGATTGTGGTGAAATCATTAGAACTACTATCACTGAATTGAGCAAGTCAGACAAGATAATGAAGGGGGAAAAGAccttaatagtaaagatagttaCAACTACTATCACTGAATCGAAAAAGTCATACAAGAGAACCCTAGTTCTTAGAGTGCACCAAGCGAACACCCAGCAACGACCGCTCCCCAAACTGACAATTTAAACAATAGCCTTCCCTAGCAATGAGTCCCCCTGAAGTTTCAAGACAGCCACACAGTACAATGCCATACAGTTCAAGAAAACAAACTTTCGCTTAGCCTTGCAATATGATGTCATTGCCCAAAGTAAGAGATATGATACTAGGGAGCATTAGTAGAGCATCTCCAATACTTACTATGTGGTGTGCCTTTGACCAAGTTACATTAATATCACTGCTCTTGGCGTATTAACTGTTTGTTAGCTTAGTCATGTTAATAGGACTATCAGTCAACTTAGTCATGTTAATGCAACTGTCTGGTTAACTTAGTCGTGTTATAGGAATAGGTCCCTGACCAGTAAAGTCAGCCAAACCGTGGACTCTGTCCTCAGTTAAGAGTTACTGGTCGTagttgttaaaatgtgatatTAGTGCTCGACTCTCGACATGTGGACACCTACACGCACTCACAACAGCAGTTTTAGTAAAAACAACTCACAAGCTGAATCAAAACTCGAAACTCGAAACTCGGAACTGACCTTGGTTCAACAACCTGCGGCAATTCGGCAGCACAGGCATGAATGGACCGAGCTTGTGACGCTCTCCGAGCAGCTCAGATAAATATCTACACACAAAAGCGTAATCATATCACTCATCAAGAAATCAAACCAATTCTACAACTAACAAAGCACCAGATCTTTAACAATTCAGCAACCGATTAGGTTTAGTTGAGAGAAACTTCATCGAGTCAGATTCATCTATAATCAGTATTGGATTGAATAGAAACAGATAAACCAAAGCAGTTTAGTGGTTAATAATCGACTAGATCTCAGTAAAAGGAAGGAAGGTTTTACTTTTCTTGCTCGGCGACGAGAGCGGCGGAAGAGGAGGAGACGGAGCGGAGGGCGGAGATGTGCGGCGAGAGAGGCGCCGACGGCGAGGGCGAGTAAGCCATGTACCTTCCACCAACGCCTGATGATGATGTCATCTTTAAGCGTCCgatcgtcgtcgtcgtcgtcgtcgccgtggaggtggtggtggactTGTTACgatcggcggcggcggcgactCTCTGTGTGTGGTGGGAGGGGCTGGTGGGACGATTCCGATGTCTCTGTGGAATCTCAATTCAAGCTCGATTGCGTCGGTGGATTTCATTTTATACCTACTTCTTTTCACACTGCTTTATTTTACTTTCACCCACACTCTACAGTAACTACTACGcagtaatttttttcttttcatcatGCATAGGAAATAATAAAACTAAAACACCGAATAAGCAAGTCATaattcataattcataaatgTTAAAGAATTTCTTAATTAGAATTACTCATTTGTGGAAATATCGGGTTTCATCCATTATATGGTAAAGAAAGaggcataatatatataatgattcGCTAATTTTCTAAAATTAAGTAACTGATCGACTTGTGTTTGATTCGTTATTTTGTAAATgacaatattattttctttaaagGAAAAAATGCAGAACCCAACTTGATTGGGAGGGGGACTAGTTTGGCGTTAATGTCAAAGTAACCATAGTACACATGACATTACTGGACTTGGAaaggaaaggaaaaagaaaaaacattgAGACCTAAATTGTATGAACTCAAACCTAGCACTAAAACAAGCCGGATAACAAGTTGAAGTATAGGAGGAGCTTCAAcattgaaagtttgaaacatTGGTGAAGAGTAGTTGTTGAAATGGACAGGTACATCCTGGACTTTTCTCGAGTACACAGTTGAAATGCACATGATTTCCATTACTGCTGTGGGGGAAAAAGGAATGGCCCCAATTATTATGCTTTGGCATGAATAGTAAAGGGTGCAACGGCCTTTCAAGTGTGCACAGTAGCTCAAGAGTGAAAGATTCATCATTGCTTTGTAACTTTCTGCCTTTCTGGGCTTGATTCAATCTTGTGTTTGACATGTAGAAGCGTGCATTTTCTTACTTTCCACTTTTCAGTTTACCATTTCTGCCATTCTGCTTCATCTGTTTGTAATCTGAAGCCATGAGGAATTTACATCACGCTTCTCGATTTGGGATTATAGCAAACCAAAAGAATGTAAATGAAATCTTTTGTAATACAATTCCCATCAAATGGGATCCCTTGTTAACTTTCAGCTATCTTGTTGCATGCTTGTTGATGGAAACTCAAGAAAAATCTATGATGTCATTGTATCTGCAGCAGTTCTGCCTTCCTCGTCGTCTTGTTTTTGCTACATCAAAATTCAACAGGTATGCCATAACCGGGAATCCTCATTTCCAGATGTGCACAAGAAGTTGTAACAGGTTACCAGCAAAGGAAACATTCTCCACGACAACAGAAAAGATTGGGAAACGTTTGTTTCAGTCTGAGTGATCACGGGGGTGGATGACTTTGTTGATGCTTGGGAAAATCCTGTTGATGGGAATGATTTTGTTGATAAGGGATCTCTCATGACGATATCTGTTATAATGGAAATAGATTACTGGTGAGTAATTATCTGCTATGTAAAATAACAAAGCATATCATAATAAAAACTTTAATGTCGAAACAGGGCACAAGATAGTACATGAGAAATGCTGATGTGCAGAAGCAAGCGACCCCAACGGTAAAATGTACAACAAAAGTCGCCCAGAAATTCTTCTTGTCTAGAAATATTCTCTCAGAAATGATAGTAGCTATTCCTGAAAAGAGCAAGGCCTTCCATCCTTCAGGTAAGCATttgtaaaaagaaaatgaggatGAACCCTGtgaaaagaaaacagaaaagTTAGTGCAACAAGACTACATGGCTAAGGTCAATCACTAAATACGCAAGAAAAACGTAAAAATTATACCCGGAAGTAATGCTTGATGAATGCCCCAGAGTACATTATTCTCAAAATCATATCTTTACCATGTCAAGGAACCAGTAACCAAACTTTACAAGATAAATGCACAATCCAAATGCTATCTGATCTGATAACAGTATTGAAACAGATGAAATCATCAATATAATTGTGTTATGCAACTTCGAACCTGTAAATTAGAAGGATAGTCATCTGTAATCTGTTCTTTATTATTGGCCTCTGATATGTTTTGAGGCCAATTGTTCTCACTCATTGCTAGAAAACTAATGACATAATGTTGTAAATGCTTTACTAGGCAAAATGTTTACTTTTAAGTAAGAGTGGAAGGGATATGAAAAGTACTTCAGAAAGAAGCAGGAGACAAAAGGTGAGACCTAAGGGTCCATATCAGACTGTTAGAAGGcagataaaaagaaaagaagaaaagaagaaaatcagAACTGAGAAGTTTCAAGACGAAAACAATTGGCCAAGACTCAcaagagtaaagatacacacaaaTGTTGCAAAGGGATTTCCAGAACAAATACACAATCTTAAGAAAAGGATACTCAATGAATTTGCCAAAATCAAGCCCACTGCACCAGCAGAGTTTACCAGCAGGATATTCAGTActacatatataattgttaTCAGAACAGATGGCAGATTTGACCAAAGGAGTTGATTCTTCTTAGCAACTGCGTGAACAAATGCTTCAGAAGTTCCTGCATATCACAAAAAAATTTGAGTTCTCACCTGCTACTTTTATGCATACAGGTGAAGTATGTAAATTAACACAAGACCACCAATGACTCCATTTAGTTAACATTCACAACATTTGAAAGGTCCACCACTTCCAAATCTAGGACTTTAGTAGATTGTGAAAGATCTATCACGAATCTCAAGGTATTCCTTTTGCTTTTAAATAAAGGAATTCATTATTCTAGGGGAAATTGACATGAGAATGTTCACATCTTATTGCTTTATATCATAAGTAATAACTATTTCTTTGCGtcatttgtttttggtttctttctcATTAAATATTGAAAGATAGAATCTGAACATTACTTACCATTCATAGCCAAAACAATAATATAAAAGCAATAATATCCAAGGGCTGTTGATGCTTCGCCATCACTCCATTTTTGACCGTACACCAATCTGATGAGAGAATAAGCATAGCTCGGGCCAAACGCCATAAATATAAGACCTACAGCCATCTAAGCAGCATGAGaccaagaaaataaagaagaaaaaccaACTGTAGAAATGGTGCTACTTCCTCTTTCAATTGATATCAAAAacagaaacttgcatcagaaacaTGTTCACTGTAGCATTTATGGAGTGGTGAGAAGTTAGATCAGAGTTCCGTGtccttctcaaaaaaaaatatatatatatatatatatatataaataaatcaggATTCCATGAGAATTTCTTGTCAGAAAGGAACCCTCTAATTTGATCACTAAGgaagaaaattaaaagtaaacATTAGTCTTCTCATTACCTTGATCTCACCTTTTAAAACAAATTAGATCAACGCATATCTCATCTTTTACTTTCTGTCACAGTTGTCATATTCGTTTGAGTTTTGAGATGCTAATGAACTAACATTTTATGGAAACTACATAGATACACATTCTTATGTTTAATTTGTATACATAgaataaacaaaaatgaaaaggCACACACCTATCAACAAAACCAGCTTAAGGGCCTCCGTAAGGCTACTTCCCAATCTCTTGTCTTTATCTGGGTCTTTCCCTGTCAATTAAAGATATCAAGATAAAACTAATGTTGCTTAAAATTGAATCCTGATGCTATTTCAACACCAAACAACTGATGTTTTTTAATTGTTAATGAAACCCTGGAGCTTTCTCAGATGGAAGAGAAACCAATATTTCTACCGTAAAGCACTAGAAACAAAAAGCAAGACATAATTTGACTCAAGATTCAGAAAAGCAGGAATATCATCAAGATAACTACCAATAAACAGAGGAGAGAAGTAACCTGATGCAGACCTTGCAAATGTAGCATAGGTACTTTCTTCGAAAGGAAGAAACACCATCCTCACCACCAGGCTCCCTGATGtgtgataaattaataaatgaaattcCAGATTACttgacataaaatttgcaTGGTAGTCTaggtaaaaagaaaaaaacaacttTTAATTAAGGTGAGGAATTGATTATTGTATGGCCGATATATATCGGAACCAAGAAAATTACCTAAATTGTCCACAAATCCATATACAGCTTGGTTATAATATGTTGCCCACtgtaaaagaacaaaatttTGACCTTCCTGAAGGATCAGTTTCACACAGGATTGCAAGGCAAACAACTCCCACATCTTTAACAGCTCCCCATCATAgttcttcttttcctttgaTCTGTGAAAGGTATTAAGCAGTTGAGAACAGTACATAGATGATAACTTTAATTGAACAAATCTATTCTTTCAGCTAAAACTAATTGTCCTTTTGGATGCAATACAGATGAATAGGCAAAAAATACCGGGCCACAACAATTAATCTGATGGGTAAATAATGAGTATAACTTGCAACAATAGTGCAACCAACTACacatatacacacacatgTAACATATCTGACCCTTTactatataaatataacatATTTACTAAAAGATAAGCTTTATTCACGTTAAGCTCACGGAACTGTAGGTTTACTGCTTCCCGCATATGACCAGGACCAACAAAGAACTTTCAAATTAACTTGCCTGGAACAGAAGGAACtcatttctagttttctaCTATCAACGAAATCAAGGTATGTGATGACCAAAAGTTTCACCTAGGATCTTATGAGttccttttctctttctaCTAAAAATCCATTGTacaaagaattttttttggacaatGCTGGGTTATATTCATCTATTAAAAGTTCAAGTGCATCATCTTGTTAGTTATTTCCTTGTTGTAACAGTAAATGAATGTTCAATTGTTCATCAAcatatttgtgtgtgtgtgtgtgtgtgtaattatacagacacacacacacacaacaatGCACAAGTAGGAACAGAATATAGTACCTGAACGGGAAAAGAGCAGAACTTCTATATGGACGAAAACGAAGAAAGTAGGCCCAATACCCTAGAAACAAGCACAGTCCATAAGCAGTTTGTGACACTGCAAATATAATCTCTTTTTCCTGCAACA encodes:
- the LOC126787885 gene encoding uncharacterized protein LOC126787885, coding for MSNSPSSSKSSSDASSSDFSRTFKYLLATQLCSRGIPFVVNAVILRNFLKVEDFALYGVQFPLFVNCVLFLSREGFRRACLRQDMKSGGTSTEENVAKIMKFAWLVPPCGIIITAAASGFVIWWKGLNFSDPYGQGILITGGACMLELLAEPLYILSQNLLLLKLRLAVETAATFFRCITTAILFGMRVDMEKEIIFAVSQTAYGLCLFLGYWAYFLRFRPYRSSALFPFRSKEKKNYDGELLKMWELFALQSCVKLILQEGQNFVLLQWATYYNQAVYGFVDNLGSLVVRMVFLPFEESTYATFARSASGKDPDKDKRLGSSLTEALKLVLLIGLIFMAFGPSYAYSLIRLVYGQKWSDGEASTALGYYCFYIIVLAMNGTSEAFVHAVAKKNQLLWSNLPSVLITIIYVVLNILLVNSAGAVGLILANSLNMILRIMYSGAFIKHYFRGSSSFSFYKCLPEGWKALLFSGIATIISERIFLDKKNFWATFVVHFTVGVACFCTSAFLIYRHERSLINKIIPINRIFPSINKVIHPRDHSD
- the LOC126787893 gene encoding KH domain-containing protein At5g56140-like gives rise to the protein MTSSSGVGGRYMAYSPSPSAPLSPHISALRSVSSSSAALVAEQEKYLSELLGERHKLGPFMPVLPNCRRLLNQEILRVTTLLGNASVLGQSGLEHASPLASGGLFSNGGADMDGWASRFQSEMSGLLQSSSTQNWHSPQGSSSGLIVKRTIRVDIPVDRYPNYNFVGRLLGPRGNSLKRVEATTECRVLIRGRGSIKDPAREDMMRGKPGYEHLNEPLHILVEAELPVEIVDGRLLQAREVLEDLLRPVDESQDFYKKQQLRELAMLNGTLRDEGSPMSGSVSPFNNSLGGMKRAKTRV